From Argopecten irradians isolate NY chromosome 12, Ai_NY, whole genome shotgun sequence, one genomic window encodes:
- the LOC138335947 gene encoding sentrin-specific protease 8-like: MADGENDIVLSFNDSLLRKSDLKLLEGAHWLNDKVIGFCFEYFEREQFSHSADRLCLISPDVTQFIKLSPAEELGIFLEPLNLKVKEYVFMAVNDNNNPDNAGGTHWSLLVYIRCRQEFRHYDSFGSANKEIAKQLAYKIQPHVLAPRGRMKVIEADSPQQQNGYDCGLYVIATAEHKCKELCEGFCVSLTDTVNSTTMKDKRQQIIDLIQKVASEFSGS; encoded by the exons ATGGCAGATGGAGAAAACGATATAGTATTGAGTTTTAATGACAGTTTATTACGGAAATCGGACCTGAAACTTCTGGAAGGTGCACACTGGTTAAACGACAAAGTTATTGGATTTTGCTTTGA atattttgAAAGAGAGCAGTTCAGCCATTCTGCAGATAGGCTGTGCCTTATTAGTCCTGATGTGACACAGTTCATTAAGCTTTCTCCAg CGGAGGAGCTGGGCATTTTTCTAGAACCTCTGAATCTCAAGGTAAAGGAGTATGTGTTTATGGCAGTCAACGACAACAACAACCCAGACAACGCAGGTGGTACACACTG GAGTCTGCTGGTTTACATCAGATGTCGTCAGGAGTTCCGCCATTACGATTCCTTTGGCAGTGCCAATAAGGAAATAGCTAAACAATTGGCCTACAAGATACAGCCTCACGTCTTAG CTCCAAGGGGAAGAATGAAAGTGATTGAAGCTGATAGTCCCCAGCAACAAAATG GTTATGACTGTGGCTTATATGTGATAGCTACTGCAGAACACAAATGTAAAGAACTTTGTGAGGGTTTCTGTGTGTCGCTCACGGACACCGTCAACAGCACAACAATGAAAGACAAGCGACAACAGATCATAGACCTCATTCAAAAGGTTGCCTCAGAGTTCTCTGGCAGCTGA